One genomic window of Erinaceus europaeus chromosome 7, mEriEur2.1, whole genome shotgun sequence includes the following:
- the MGST1 gene encoding microsomal glutathione S-transferase 1, with protein sequence MMADISKLMDNEVVMAFASYTTIILSKMMFMSAATGFSRMTRKAFVNPEDCASFGKGENAKKFLRTDDRVERIRRAHLNDLENIVPFLGIGLLYSLSGPDLSTALLHFRLFVGARIYHTISYLLPLPQPNRALGFFIGYGVTISMAYRLLKSKLYL encoded by the exons atgatggcTGACATCAGCAAGCTAATGGACAATGAAGTGGTCATGGCCTTTGCTTCCTATACAAcaatcattctttcaaaaatgatgTTTATGAGTGCTGCGACCGGGTTCAGTAGAATGACAAGAAAG GCTTTTGTCAACCCAGAAGACTGTGCAAGTTTTGGCAAAGGTGAAAATGCCAAGAAATTTCTCCGTACAGATGACAGAGTGGAACGTATTCGCAG agccCACCTGAATGACCTTGAAAACATCGTGCCATTTCTGGGCATTGGCCTTCTGTATTCCTTGAGTGGTCCAGATCTCTCAACAGCCCTCCTGCACTTCAGGCTTTTTGTTGGAGCCCGGATCTACCACACAATTTCCTATTTGCTGCCCCTTCCCCAGCCAAACCGTGCCTTGGGCTTCTTTATTGGGTATGGAGTCACTATCTCAATGGCCTATAGGTTGCTGAAGAGTAAATTGTACCTCTAA